CACTTTCGTGCTCCATGTTTGGAAGCACGGCATATGTGTACATCGGAGCTGCTGCCAGGGTGGCCTTCACTCTTGGGTGGCATGTTCGAGATGAGAGTTCTCGCGTTGACTTGCAAGAACAAATCGACTTGAGACTCTTCTCCACTCTCTACATCCTCGATCTTGACACTTCTCTCTGTTATGGGAACCCACCGGCCATTGATCAAAGCATCGTCCCGAACTTGCCCAAATCTCCATGTGAACAGGTATACTCTTTAGTCCTTTTTCTTCATGTGCCATTCTAACTGAGGTAGCTTCTGGGCCCGGGATCTAGCATGCCGCACGACTATCTCGAAACTTCCTGTCAACTAGCTCACCTCCGACGAGGTCTTACAAGGCTTCTCTATCAAAAACCAACAGCAAAGTCGGCGCCCATCTCAATAAGCGCCGTCTCCAAAGCAGTTTCTGACCTCGAGAACTGGTACTCTGAGATCCCATTCCACCTTCGCCATCCGAATCAAGTTGCCAGGTTCCATGTGCGCTCAGTGGCGGTGCTGCACCTCCGATATTGGAGTGCCATGATCTACGCCACCCGGCCATTTCTTCTCTACAGCGCTCTGAAAGAGGACAACATAGGACAGAGCCCAAAGCAGAAGTCGTTTCAAGATTTCAGCGCCAGATGTCTAGATGCAGCGAAAAAATCACTAGAGAtgatcctcttcctcggagaGCGAGGCTTGCTATCCAGCTTGGTCCTGCTCGATTGTGGGTCGATTCTCGAGGATATGCAGGTCTTTCTCCTCGGACTGAAACTCTCTGACCCTTCGATCCACATGAGAAATGTTGAAACGTGTCTTCACACCCTACAGAGTATGGAACAGGTCTTTTGGACAAAAATGTTACTTCCAGAGGTGATAGCTCAGCTACGGGAATTTGGCGTTCTTAGCAGCGAACCGGGACTGAATCTTGTTGATGATCAGCCCGCTGGTCTCATATTCTTAGACTTTGCTCAGCAGGGCGAGCCGTGAGTGCACTTGACTACTTGACACAGTGTTGGTATAGACTAACAGTACGATAGGACGTTCTTCCCGGACTTTCACATTCCAAATTTGGACGAGATGCTTTCGGTGGTTGATAGCACGGTTGATTGTAGCTTTGTACCAGGGACATGAGAGATATTGATTACCTGAGGTTGATTTCTGTATGCGATGTAACTGATAGTCACAACATGTAAATTAGAGTTCTAGAACAAGCCAGAGTATTCTTAATCGGAACTTTGTTGTCGAAACCCTGGCTGGCATGTCCGAATCCCGTGCTCTCTGAACCGATGCCATACCCCAGTTTATCCATCATCCCGTTTGAGGTTTGGTCCCCCCTCTCGGTATCGGTAGAGGTCATCGGAATTATCGATCCGATACCCTTGGCATTATTAGCACTATTCCGAGACAGGAGGGCACATCTACCGATTGTTGACGTTTGTAAGCTTATAGAGAAACGGGTAACTCGATAACACCCAAGCACTTTGAGTCTTACTGTCTATCCTTCGATACAATTCCATCACTCAATTCCCAATTTTTCACTCTATCCACCGAAATAATGGCCAAAGGAACAGTAGCCATCGAAGAAGCCGTTGTCAATCCCGAAGACCTGGAATGGCTCTCACAGACCGCCAACATTTACGCACCCAACCAAACAGGGCAAACTCAGCATCACGCTCTCACCAGGAAGCTGGCCGATATTCACGATGAACGTCTGAAGGCAATGGATGCCAATGGCGTCGACTATATGCTGCTTTCACTCACGTCTCCCGGTTGCCAGGGAGAGCTAGACCCCGTGAAAGCAGCTAATCTTGCTGTGAGGTCGAACGACTGGTTGGCAAAACAAGTCGCAGAAAACCCCAAGCGATTTGGAGCATTGGCCGCGCTTTCTATGCATGACGCTGCTGAAGCAGCGGCCGAACTCAAGCGAGCAGTCAAAGAATTGGGAATGTTTGGTGCATTGATCAACGACTTCCAGAGCGCAGGGCCTGATTCCAGTGTGAAGAAGTATTATGATACTCCAGAGTATCTTCCCTTTTGGAAAGTTGTCGAAGAGCTGGA
This Fusarium keratoplasticum isolate Fu6.1 chromosome 6, whole genome shotgun sequence DNA region includes the following protein-coding sequences:
- a CDS encoding Zn(2)-C6 fungal-type domain-containing protein, yielding MSTPQETSERRTKRRAAMSCDRCKARKTKCVDPVPGPCQFCASISAPCHLDPSRRRQRPYYRVSEEEFRYMTQILEHFLPNTELNLPNLKAFVQSLENSALDNPITPSASDGITPSYPIVSPQSTAPESVNESSDITNEISELYQEVGRVRVDSKGVQRHVGPSSSYLFHSAVRSIKQPRQPNTPNSDIIAPLTASPSIPPPLPESSLGVKRTPRQVNLPHRELCNNCIARFFREVHAVYWLFSAEQLHATLDRIYAGDATAATPAALCSLYSILAITCESEMQKEWSDTAMRPSVTYLTLAKAVVPALFDDADSDSVRALCLLGLALSCSMFGSTAYVYIGAAARVAFTLGWHVRDESSRVDLQEQIDLRLFSTLYILDLDTSLCYGNPPAIDQSIVPNLPKSPCEQLLGPGSSMPHDYLETSCQLAHLRRGLTRLLYQKPTAKSAPISISAVSKAVSDLENWYSEIPFHLRHPNQVARFHVRSVAVLHLRYWSAMIYATRPFLLYSALKEDNIGQSPKQKSFQDFSARCLDAAKKSLEMILFLGERGLLSSLVLLDCGSILEDMQVFLLGLKLSDPSIHMRNVETCLHTLQSMEQVFWTKMLLPEVIAQLREFGVLSSEPGLNLVDDQPAGLIFLDFAQQGEPTFFPDFHIPNLDEMLSVVDSTVDCSFVPGT